From a single Anaerolineales bacterium genomic region:
- the recN gene encoding DNA repair protein RecN has translation MLTELHIQNFAIIDKLDLRFGPGLIILTGETGAGKSIILDAVVMLIGGKADTTFVRTDSDAAFVEGVFQLKGPEKEAVHEVLKREELLDDPDYLTLMREVRKEGRSVARVNGRTVNVGLLKELGALLVDIHGQAEHLSLLDPKAHLGLLDRYAEVAKPLTEYRQTYHALLNLRRELGELRKAQSDADRRTEMLTYQVEEIEAARLKPGEDEELRKERDRLANAESLAQNAQEALAVLDEGSPETPAATDLVGQAAQALAALAKIDAGQAELANQAELMLDTISEVIHNLRDYLEEIEFNPKRLDDVEERLDLIHSLTRKYGGSIPAVIAYGEDAQKQLETITGAADRIVELEMQEAKLLEKLSKQGTTLSEKRKSAAAEMGKGIETELDDLRMASAQFGVDFRTKPEPNGIPLADGTRIAFDQNGFDRVEFLVAPNPGEGLKPLAKIASGGETSRLMLGLKNVMARADEVPSLIFDEIDQGIGGRVGMVVGQKLWNLSRTHQVFCVTHLPQLAVFGDQHYQVQKLVDKGRTLTRVEPLDGESRLLELSQMLGEVGESTIRSAHELMQTARQMIKGEKK, from the coding sequence ATGCTCACCGAACTTCACATCCAGAATTTCGCCATCATCGACAAACTCGACCTGCGTTTTGGTCCCGGGTTGATCATCCTCACCGGCGAGACCGGTGCGGGAAAATCCATCATCCTTGATGCAGTCGTCATGCTCATCGGCGGCAAAGCGGACACGACCTTCGTCCGCACGGATTCGGACGCGGCATTTGTCGAGGGTGTGTTCCAACTCAAAGGTCCCGAAAAAGAGGCGGTACATGAGGTCCTGAAACGCGAGGAACTGCTGGATGATCCCGATTACCTCACGCTGATGCGCGAGGTCCGCAAGGAGGGGCGCAGTGTGGCACGCGTCAACGGGCGTACAGTGAATGTCGGTTTGTTGAAGGAACTCGGCGCGCTGTTGGTGGACATCCACGGGCAGGCGGAGCATCTCTCCCTGCTCGATCCCAAGGCACATCTCGGTTTACTTGACCGTTACGCGGAGGTTGCCAAACCGCTGACGGAATACCGCCAGACCTATCACGCGCTTCTGAATCTCCGCCGTGAGTTGGGTGAGCTTCGGAAGGCGCAGTCCGACGCCGACCGCCGCACTGAAATGCTGACCTATCAGGTGGAGGAGATCGAAGCCGCGCGCCTGAAACCGGGCGAGGACGAGGAACTCCGCAAGGAACGTGACCGGCTTGCCAATGCTGAGTCGCTGGCGCAGAACGCGCAGGAGGCGCTTGCGGTGCTGGATGAAGGCTCGCCGGAAACTCCCGCCGCAACAGATCTGGTCGGGCAGGCGGCGCAGGCATTAGCCGCGCTCGCCAAAATCGATGCGGGGCAGGCGGAACTGGCGAACCAAGCCGAACTCATGCTCGACACGATATCCGAGGTCATCCATAACCTGCGTGATTATCTCGAAGAGATCGAGTTCAACCCCAAACGTCTCGATGACGTGGAGGAACGCCTCGACCTGATCCACTCGCTCACGCGCAAATACGGCGGCAGCATCCCCGCGGTCATTGCCTATGGCGAAGATGCCCAAAAGCAGCTTGAAACCATCACCGGCGCGGCGGACCGCATCGTCGAGTTGGAAATGCAGGAAGCCAAACTGCTGGAAAAACTTTCCAAACAGGGCACTACTCTCTCCGAAAAACGCAAGTCCGCGGCGGCGGAAATGGGCAAGGGAATTGAGACCGAACTCGACGACCTGCGCATGGCGTCCGCCCAATTCGGCGTGGATTTCAGGACCAAGCCCGAGCCTAACGGCATTCCCCTCGCAGACGGAACCCGCATCGCCTTCGACCAGAACGGATTCGACCGCGTGGAATTTCTCGTCGCCCCGAACCCCGGCGAAGGACTCAAGCCGCTCGCGAAGATCGCATCCGGCGGCGAGACCTCGCGCCTGATGCTCGGTTTGAAGAACGTCATGGCGCGCGCCGACGAAGTCCCTTCGCTGATCTTCGATGAGATCGATCAAGGCATTGGCGGACGTGTGGGCATGGTCGTCGGACAAAAATTGTGGAATCTCTCGCGCACGCATCAGGTCTTTTGTGTCACGCATCTCCCGCAACTGGCGGTCTTCGGCGACCAGCATTACCAGGTCCAAAAACTTGTGGACAAGGGACGTACCCTCACCCGCGTCGAGCCGCTAGACGGCGAATCCCGTCTGCTTGAACTGTCCCAGATGCTTGGCGAAGTGGGCGAGAGCACGATCCGCTCGGCACACGAACTGATGCAGACCGCGCGGCAAATGATAAAAGGCGAAAAGAAGTAG
- a CDS encoding NAD(+)/NADH kinase yields MSTPFIPKRPVVTAYPKMPEAFTEAEAMSAFLREKGMEAPVGSLYDEDLRKRVKQGEFDMLIAVGGDGSVLRAGHLCAPSGVPILGVNLGRLGFLIQVDRKEWHEYFEKLLNGEAWIENRMMLHAEHFRGGESIGRSNALNEVVVGRGQNLRPVRLTAFVDARQLTSYVADGLIASTATGSTAYALAAGGPILPPELRNILLVPIAPHLSVDRAVVLAAGSSVKILVKSENAVMSVDGQLPTPVMEDDQVIVTAADVTAQFVRFGDPGYFYRNITMHMNENSLGLPR; encoded by the coding sequence ATGTCCACGCCATTCATTCCCAAACGTCCTGTAGTTACGGCGTATCCGAAAATGCCGGAAGCCTTCACGGAAGCGGAAGCGATGTCCGCTTTTTTGCGGGAAAAAGGCATGGAAGCGCCTGTCGGCTCGTTGTACGATGAAGACCTTCGCAAGCGGGTGAAGCAGGGAGAGTTCGATATGCTCATCGCCGTCGGCGGGGATGGAAGCGTCCTGCGGGCAGGTCACCTGTGCGCGCCAAGCGGCGTCCCGATCCTGGGCGTCAACCTTGGCAGGCTGGGATTTCTCATCCAGGTCGACCGCAAGGAATGGCACGAGTATTTTGAAAAATTGCTAAACGGCGAGGCATGGATCGAAAACCGCATGATGCTGCATGCCGAACACTTTCGCGGCGGGGAATCCATCGGGCGCTCCAACGCGTTGAATGAGGTGGTCGTCGGGCGCGGACAGAACTTGCGTCCTGTACGACTGACCGCTTTTGTGGATGCCCGCCAGTTGACCAGTTACGTCGCGGACGGGTTGATCGCCTCCACCGCCACTGGTTCGACTGCGTACGCGCTCGCGGCGGGCGGACCGATCCTGCCGCCGGAACTGCGCAATATCCTGCTGGTGCCCATCGCCCCGCACCTATCCGTAGATCGGGCAGTGGTCTTGGCGGCAGGTTCTTCGGTGAAAATTTTGGTCAAGAGTGAAAACGCCGTGATGAGCGTGGACGGACAGTTGCCGACCCCGGTCATGGAAGATGACCAGGTGATCGTCACCGCTGCGGATGTGACGGCGCAGTTCGTCCGTTTTGGAGACCCCGGCTACTTCTACCGCAATATCACCATGCACATGAACGAAAACTCTTTAGGATTGCCGCGATGA
- the cas4 gene encoding CRISPR-associated protein Cas4, translating into MIYLILLLFVLALIFFWQSNRQQKAAGLPGGRVIYTDTDGWGKVEKPLYYASLRLTGKPDYLIEKNGQIIPVEVKSGRAPEAPYDSHIFQLASYCLLVEKTYKKRPPYGIIHYENRDFAVDYTRELESALIELLADMREDDARRNVHRSHEQASRCKRCGYQAVCEEKLA; encoded by the coding sequence ATGATCTATCTTATTCTTCTCCTGTTCGTGCTTGCTTTGATCTTCTTCTGGCAGTCGAACCGCCAGCAAAAAGCCGCCGGTCTGCCGGGCGGACGGGTCATCTACACCGACACGGACGGCTGGGGCAAGGTCGAGAAGCCGTTGTATTACGCATCCCTCAGGTTGACGGGGAAGCCTGATTACCTGATCGAAAAGAACGGACAGATTATCCCGGTGGAGGTCAAATCGGGGCGCGCGCCCGAAGCGCCGTATGATTCGCATATCTTTCAACTGGCGTCGTATTGTCTGCTGGTGGAGAAGACGTATAAAAAACGTCCGCCGTACGGCATCATCCATTACGAGAACCGCGACTTCGCCGTGGACTATACGAGGGAATTGGAGTCCGCGCTGATCGAACTGCTGGCGGACATGCGCGAGGACGATGCGAGGAGAAATGTCCATCGCTCGCATGAGCAGGCATCCCGTTGTAAGCGATGCGGGTATCAGGCTGTCTGTGAAGAAAAGCTGGCGTAG
- a CDS encoding phosphoribosyltransferase family protein: MTQRETYAIEIAGVKRNLPLFEIKPGLRIAILNILGDTELVQACARGLAKQIQSIEYDMLVTAEAKSIPLAHALSVETKKPYIVLRKMYKPYMGDALKAETLSITTGQPQILILDEKDRESIKGKKALIVDDVISTGSTLQGMHMILDQAGATIAGEAAILTEGDHAQWTHIHALGHLPLFTD; this comes from the coding sequence ATGACCCAACGCGAAACCTATGCCATCGAGATCGCCGGTGTGAAGCGCAACCTGCCGCTCTTCGAGATCAAACCCGGACTGCGCATTGCGATCCTGAACATCCTCGGCGACACCGAGCTGGTGCAAGCCTGCGCGCGCGGACTCGCCAAACAGATCCAGTCCATCGAGTATGACATGCTCGTCACCGCCGAGGCGAAATCCATTCCGCTGGCTCATGCGTTATCGGTCGAAACGAAGAAGCCGTACATTGTCCTCCGTAAAATGTACAAGCCCTACATGGGCGACGCCCTCAAAGCCGAAACGCTTTCCATCACCACTGGTCAGCCGCAAATTCTGATCCTCGACGAAAAAGACCGCGAAAGCATCAAAGGCAAAAAAGCGCTGATCGTGGACGATGTCATCAGCACAGGCTCCACGCTGCAGGGCATGCACATGATCCTCGACCAGGCGGGCGCAACCATCGCGGGCGAAGCGGCGATCCTGACCGAGGGCGACCACGCCCAGTGGACGCACATCCACGCGCTCGGGCATCTGCCTCTTTTTACAGATTAA
- the ruvC gene encoding crossover junction endodeoxyribonuclease RuvC, with amino-acid sequence MTLALGIDPGTATTGYGLVRLLPDGELVAVSFGIISTPKEATPPARLEMLFNDLNKLLKKYKPETAAVEKLFFSRNVTTAIAVGQARGVVLLALQKAGIEAFEYTPNEVKQAVAGYGSADKRQVQEMVRALLQLDSIPKPDDAADALAIAITHLNTSRY; translated from the coding sequence ATGACGCTCGCCCTCGGAATTGACCCCGGCACTGCGACGACAGGCTACGGGCTCGTGCGCCTCCTGCCGGACGGGGAACTGGTCGCTGTTTCCTTTGGCATTATCTCCACCCCCAAGGAAGCAACCCCGCCCGCGCGGCTGGAGATGCTCTTCAACGACCTGAACAAGCTGCTGAAAAAATACAAACCCGAGACCGCCGCCGTGGAAAAATTGTTCTTTTCACGGAATGTCACCACCGCCATCGCGGTGGGACAAGCGCGCGGCGTGGTTCTGCTGGCGTTGCAAAAAGCGGGGATCGAAGCCTTTGAGTACACTCCCAACGAGGTCAAACAAGCCGTGGCGGGGTACGGCTCCGCGGATAAGCGCCAGGTGCAGGAAATGGTGCGCGCGTTGCTGCAACTGGACAGCATCCCCAAACCTGACGATGCCGCCGATGCGCTGGCAATCGCCATCACGCATTTGAATACCAGCCGTTATTAA